The DNA region CTGCAATTGCGGTGGTACCGGAGGTGGTGTTTGTTGGTTTTGCTGCTGATTGTTTTGATTGGTATTCATAGCATTGGCCATTTGGTTAGCCATAGCAAAGCCCATTCCCATGCCTAAACCAGCACCGGCTGTTCCCGAAGGATTATTAGCTGCTGCGGTCATCGACTCGGCTGCTTGAAATTGCGTATATTTATTTAAATCGCCTATAATGCCCATACTCGAGCGTTTATCTAAGGCTTCTTCAACATTGGGTGGCAATGAAATATTGGAAATTAAGAACTTGGTCAGTTCTATGCCATATTCCATAAATTCGGGCTTGATTTTATTTTCTAAAAATTTGGAAATCTCATCGTAGTTCGAAGCCATATCCAATACAGGTATTTTAGCTTCGCCTATGGCATCGGTAAACCTTGTTAATACAATATTTTTTAATTGTTCAGCTATTTTTTCAACGGTAAAATTGCCATCGGTTCCCACAATTTCTTTAATAAATAGAACGGGGTCTTTAATACGCATGGCATAATTACCAAAAGCTCGAATACGAATAGGTCCAAATTCCGGATCGCGAAGCATAATAGGATTGGGAGTCCCCCACTTTAAATCGGTAAAGTTTTTAGTATTAAGAAAATATACTTCTGCCTTAAAAGGGCTATTAAAACCGTATTTCCAGCCTTTAAGAGTGGCTAAAATGGGTAAATTTTCGGTAGTAAGGGTGTACATTCCCGGTTGAAATACATCTGCTATTTGTCCTTCGTTAATAAATACGGCTACCTGCGATTCACGAACGGTAAGTTTTGCACCATTTTTAATTTCGTTTTGATAGCGTTCAAAACGATATACCATCGTATCATTAGTTGGATCGAGCCATTCAATGATATCAATAAATTCGCCTTTTAATTTGTCAAAAAGTCCCATAATTATGTAATTTTATTTGTTTTGTATTGATTTTGCAATTCGGTCAATAAATAAAATACCATTTAAATGATCTATTTCATGTTGAAAAATAACTGCTGTAAAATTAGTACTCGAAGTACCTTGAACGACTTCTGTATGATGAGTTCCATCGAGTAAATCGTATTCAATTCCGATTGCAGCCCATCGCAATGTGCGACCAGTGATGCCCGGAACCGATAAGCAGCCATCACCATTAAACAAAACGGTATTGCTGCTGGTCATAACAATTTTCGGGTTCAAATAAACTTCAAATGGTTTTCCCGGTTTATCGAGGCGTTTTACCCAAATGATATTTCGGTTAATACCTACTTGTGGTGCAGCAATACCAACACCTGTTGTGGTGGCTAAAGCTGCTCGCATACGCTTGATTAAGGTCATTAACACAACATCGTTGGAATCGGGACGAACATCAATGCTTTGCTTACGTAATATAAGTGAGTCGGTATAAATGGTCGTTAAAAAGATACGCATAGGAACAGAATCGGCTTGATTCATAATAGAATCAATTTCCTGCCCCGTAAATGCTAAAGGATCGATCGTTACTGGCAAGACTCCGCCACCAAGATGGGTCATGGCATGCTGAACAAGAGCTGCCGTTTGGTTTTCGATCATTTCACTGTGCTTTATCCCTTCTAAGTCATAATATTCAAGAAATATTAAATTATATCGTTCTACACTGGCCGGATAATTATTGGGTAAGGTTAAACAAATTTCCTGAACTATTGATGTGGAATTAGAATGTTGTGTGATTACGGGATTAATCATCACTTCGGTGGGCGTGCCGTTTTTATCGAGTCTTTTAACAATGATAATATTTCTGTTGATACCTATTTCAGGTGCAGCTAAATTTTGATAAGTAGCATATTGAGCATAGGTTTTCAACATTCTTCTAACCAAATAGGTAGTAGTATCGTTTGGCACTTTTACATTTTTTGAAGTCTTTTTTAACACAATTAATTGCTGCGAATCCAAAGCCGAAAAAGGTGTAAAAGCTGTAGAAGAATCGGCTGCATATATCCATGCTTTTTCTTGTGTTGTATAAAATAAACTATCAACAACCTTAGGTTCAATTAAATCGTTTTGCTTTTTGCAATTTAGAAAACTAAATAAAACCAATAATAATGCAAGAATAGGATAAACAACTCTCATAATAAGTAATATCTAAAATGATGTTCAAACTTACAAAATATTTTTGAATAGAGTTGTTTTTTTTAACTTATTTTTTTTAAATATAACCGAATCAAACCCTTTTTATGGTTTTACTGTAACAAGCTCTAATCATTTTAGATCATAATCGATAAGAACTTGATAACAACACCAATAAAATCAGTCATGAAAGATTGCTTATTATAAAAAGAATAAGAATTGGTATGAAGCAAAAAAGAAAAACACGCCTAAAGTCATCAAAAGCAAAAAAAATAAGAGAAGGGAC from Bacteroidales bacterium includes:
- a CDS encoding peptide deformylase, with the protein product MRVVYPILALLLVLFSFLNCKKQNDLIEPKVVDSLFYTTQEKAWIYAADSSTAFTPFSALDSQQLIVLKKTSKNVKVPNDTTTYLVRRMLKTYAQYATYQNLAAPEIGINRNIIIVKRLDKNGTPTEVMINPVITQHSNSTSIVQEICLTLPNNYPASVERYNLIFLEYYDLEGIKHSEMIENQTAALVQHAMTHLGGGVLPVTIDPLAFTGQEIDSIMNQADSVPMRIFLTTIYTDSLILRKQSIDVRPDSNDVVLMTLIKRMRAALATTTGVGIAAPQVGINRNIIWVKRLDKPGKPFEVYLNPKIVMTSSNTVLFNGDGCLSVPGITGRTLRWAAIGIEYDLLDGTHHTEVVQGTSSTNFTAVIFQHEIDHLNGILFIDRIAKSIQNK
- a CDS encoding SPFH domain-containing protein; the encoded protein is MGLFDKLKGEFIDIIEWLDPTNDTMVYRFERYQNEIKNGAKLTVRESQVAVFINEGQIADVFQPGMYTLTTENLPILATLKGWKYGFNSPFKAEVYFLNTKNFTDLKWGTPNPIMLRDPEFGPIRIRAFGNYAMRIKDPVLFIKEIVGTDGNFTVEKIAEQLKNIVLTRFTDAIGEAKIPVLDMASNYDEISKFLENKIKPEFMEYGIELTKFLISNISLPPNVEEALDKRSSMGIIGDLNKYTQFQAAESMTAAANNPSGTAGAGLGMGMGFAMANQMANAMNTNQNNQQQNQQTPPPVPPQLQFFAVINGQQAGPFDINALKQMIAQNQITKQTLVWRQGMANWETADKVVELQTLFGAVPPPIPPQA